A genomic window from Candidatus Binataceae bacterium includes:
- the rpsR gene encoding 30S ribosomal protein S18, with translation MGRRKVCRFCADKTLAVDYKDVRTLQSFITEGGKIVPSRTSGNCAKHQRQLSVAIKRARIIALLPFSTLGL, from the coding sequence ATGGGCCGGCGGAAAGTCTGCCGCTTCTGCGCCGACAAAACTCTCGCCGTTGATTACAAAGACGTGCGCACGCTCCAGAGCTTCATTACCGAGGGCGGCAAGATCGTACCGAGCCGCACTTCGGGCAACTGCGCCAAACATCAACGGCAATTGTCGGTGGCAATTAAGCGCGCCCGCATCATAGCGCTGTTGCCCTTTTCAACGCTGGGGCTGTGA
- the rpsF gene encoding 30S ribosomal protein S6: protein MRRYETIFILRPDLGEAAQKEAIKRFGGLVTSSGGDLIDSEEWGSRELAYRIKGEQRGFYVRLDYGGNGATMNEVERNLKLSDNILRYLSVLVGDDVDPEAVRAELEAHRKRTAEARAAAEAARAAADAARDAAAAERAEQSQAAKDAAAAPVEAAAREPDGDETAGDEADGGDEN from the coding sequence TTGCGGCGCTACGAAACCATTTTTATTTTACGTCCCGATCTGGGCGAAGCCGCCCAGAAGGAGGCGATCAAACGTTTCGGCGGCCTGGTCACCTCCAGCGGGGGCGATCTGATTGACAGCGAGGAGTGGGGCTCGCGCGAGCTCGCCTACCGGATCAAGGGCGAGCAGCGGGGCTTTTACGTCCGGCTCGACTACGGCGGCAACGGCGCCACCATGAACGAAGTCGAGCGCAACCTGAAGCTGTCGGACAATATCCTGCGCTACCTGTCAGTGCTGGTGGGCGACGACGTCGATCCTGAGGCGGTGCGCGCCGAGCTCGAAGCCCATCGCAAGCGAACGGCAGAGGCGCGCGCCGCGGCGGAAGCCGCACGGGCGGCCGCCGACGCGGCGCGCGACGCCGCAGCCGCGGAGCGGGCCGAACAGTCGCAAGCCGCGAAGGACGCTGCGGCGGCGCCGGTCGAAGCCGCCGCTCGCGAACCTGACGGCGACGAAACTGCGGGTGACGAAGCTGACGGTGGCGACGAGAATTGA
- a CDS encoding SDR family oxidoreductase, with protein MPGILDGKVALITGAGSGIGQATSRIFAREGAKLALADVIEEGGKRTLAMVQDLGAEAIFIKCDVARWADVDGAIAKAVQTYGRLDCAFNNAGIEGAAGDTHECTDENWNRVIAINLTGVWYCMKAEIAQMLKQGGGGAIVNTSSGAGLAGVPHMPAYVAAKHGVAGLTRAAALEYGKHNIRINAVCPGPIRTPMLGRLTRERPEVEQRFARSEPLRRLGEPSEIGEATAWLCSDHASFVTGLPMPVDGGFMAM; from the coding sequence ATGCCAGGAATTCTCGACGGGAAGGTTGCGCTGATTACGGGCGCGGGATCGGGTATCGGGCAGGCGACCTCGCGCATCTTCGCGCGCGAAGGGGCGAAATTGGCCCTCGCCGACGTGATCGAGGAGGGTGGCAAGCGCACCCTCGCGATGGTGCAGGACCTCGGCGCCGAGGCGATCTTCATCAAATGCGACGTCGCCCGCTGGGCCGACGTTGACGGCGCCATCGCCAAAGCGGTGCAAACTTACGGGCGGCTCGATTGCGCCTTCAACAATGCCGGAATCGAAGGGGCGGCCGGCGATACCCACGAATGCACCGACGAGAACTGGAATCGCGTGATCGCGATTAATCTGACCGGCGTGTGGTACTGCATGAAGGCGGAAATTGCCCAGATGCTCAAGCAGGGCGGCGGCGGCGCGATTGTCAATACCTCCTCCGGCGCTGGACTCGCAGGCGTGCCGCACATGCCGGCCTATGTCGCGGCGAAGCACGGCGTGGCCGGGTTGACCCGCGCCGCCGCGCTCGAATACGGCAAGCACAACATTCGGATCAACGCCGTCTGCCCCGGTCCGATCCGCACCCCGATGCTCGGACGGCTCACGCGCGAACGCCCGGAGGTGGAACAGCGCTTCGCGCGCTCGGAACCGTTGCGGCGCCTGGGCGAACCGAGTGAGATCGGCGAGGCCACGGCTTGGCTTTGCTCCGACCACGCCTCATTCGTGACCGGCTTGCCGATGCCGGTCGATGGCGGCTTCATGGCGATGTGA
- a CDS encoding GlsB/YeaQ/YmgE family stress response membrane protein yields the protein MIGVILVGLVAGWLAGKLMRGRGYGIIADILLGLVGAIIGEWLFARLGVPVYGGFSFLAMATVGAVILVGAAHLVRSLGEV from the coding sequence ATGATCGGGGTTATTCTGGTGGGTCTCGTCGCCGGATGGCTGGCGGGTAAGCTGATGCGCGGGCGCGGCTACGGGATCATCGCGGACATTCTGCTCGGTCTGGTGGGCGCAATCATCGGCGAGTGGCTCTTCGCACGCCTGGGCGTTCCGGTATACGGCGGCTTCTCGTTCCTCGCGATGGCGACCGTCGGCGCTGTGATACTGGTCGGTGCGGCGCATCTTGTTCGGAGCCTCGGTGAGGTCTGA
- a CDS encoding desulfoferrodoxin, which translates to MANQLGKVYICGKCGSQVIVTKAGTGTMKCCGAPLEQKK; encoded by the coding sequence ATGGCTAATCAACTCGGCAAAGTTTACATCTGCGGCAAATGCGGCTCGCAGGTCATCGTCACCAAGGCCGGCACCGGCACGATGAAGTGCTGCGGCGCGCCACTCGAGCAGAAAAAATAG